One window of the Haemorhous mexicanus isolate bHaeMex1 chromosome 15, bHaeMex1.pri, whole genome shotgun sequence genome contains the following:
- the LOC132334416 gene encoding protocadherin alpha-8-like encodes MGERCCAAVLRVLVLQAAWALAGGQVRYSVPEEAKAGTVVGRLAQDLGLEAGEAEARRLRLVAQGRRASVEVSGASGALLVSSRLDREELCGKSAPCALRLEVLLERPLRVFHVQLEVTDINDNAPVFPAARKNLSIAESSLPGSRFPLESASDADIGANAQLTYALSPSEHFSLDLQKSNERTLVPELVLTKPLDRETMPVHRLVLTATDGGRPSLTGTMELVILVLDANDNAPQFNQSVYKVQLPESASVGTLVTRVNATDPDLGSNSEMTFSATSFIPPSGRDIISINPNTGEIHLTAALDFEEVSVFDFRIEVRDQGTPPLSSHCSVELEVLDVNDNAPEVWVTSLSVPVPEDASVGTVVALLSVSDRDSGENGRVRCWVWPASPFGLEATFAGSYSLVLREALDRERVSEYEVEVRAEDGGAPALRASRGLRVPVSDVNDNAPAFAQAVYTVLARENNAAGAELARLWARDPDEAGNGRVSYSLWDGGVGGGGAAGSSPGGGWRPASRYVSVDAESGRLWALQPLDYEELQVLQFEVRAVDAGEPPLSGNATVQLFVLDENDNAPALLPPAGSAPEAGAVAAAEAALALAGEGSESGTLWAWAAWGAPAGQVVAKIRAVDADSGYNAWLRYELWEPRGKGPFRVGLYSGEVSTARALDEADGPRQRLLIVVRDHGEPARSATATLSVSLLEAAEAALAAGSSSSSSLSRSAAAAELGPGAASAATNVWLVVAICAVSSLFLLAVVLYGASRWAPRAAVLSGPGPTTLVCASEVGSWSYSQRHSRSLCVTDGAAKSDLMVFSPNFPPPPPGSAPKDTQQEPSTLLDTVSGNTFSPVSFP; translated from the coding sequence ATGGGCGAGCGTTGTTGCGCGGCGGTGCTGcgggtgctggtgctgcaggcgGCCTGGGCGCTGGCGGGCGGGCAGGTGCGCTACTCGGTGCCGGAGGAAGCCAAGGCCGGCACGGTGGTGGGCCGTCTGGCGCAGGACCTGGGCCTGGAGGCGGGCGAGGCGGAGGCGCGGCGGCTGCGGCTGGTGGCGCAGGGCCGGCGGGCGAGCGTGGAGGTGAGCGGGGCGAGCGGCGCGCTGCTGGTGAGCTCGCGGCTCGACCGGGAGGAGCTGTGCGGCAAGAGCGCGCCGTGCGCGCTGCgcctggaggtgctgctggagcggCCGCTGCGCGTCTTCCATGTGCAGCTGGAGGTCACCGACATCAACGACAATGCCCCCGTCTTCCCCGCCGCCCGGAAAAACCTCAGCATCGCGGAATCATCTCTGCCGGGGTCTCGTTTCCCTCTGGAGAGCGCGTCGGATGCGGATATCGGAGCGAACGCGCAGCTCACTTATGCACTCAGCCCCAGTGAGCATTTCTCTCTGGATTTACAAAAATCGAACGAGCGAACTCTTGTACCTGAACTCGTTTTAACGAAACCCCTGGACCGCGAGACGATGCCCGTGCACCGGTTGGTGCTGACGGCGACTGACGGGGGCCGGCCGTCTCTGACGGGGACAATGGAGCTGGTGATCTTGGTGTTGGATGCGAATGACAACGCTCCCCAGTTCAACCAGTCTGTGTATAAAGTGCAGCTGCCGGAGAGCGCTTCAGTGGGGACGCTTGTGACAAGGGTGAATGCGACCGATCCGGATTTGGGAAGTAATAGCGAAATGACCTTTTCAGCGACCAGCTTCATTCCCCCGAGTGGACGAGATATTATTTCCATCAATCCGAATACTGGGGAAATTCacctcacagcagccctggacTTTGAAGAAGTCAGTGTATTTGATTTTCGTATTGAGGTGAGAGACCAAGGGACACCTCCACTGTCGAGTCACTGCAGTGTGGAGCTGGAGGTGTTGGACGTGAACGACAACGCGCCGGAGGTGTGGGTGACGTCGCTGTCGGTGCCGGTGCCGGAGGACGCGTCGGTGGGGACGGTGGTGGCCCTGCTGAGCGTGTCGGACCGGGACTCGGGGGAGAACGGTCGCGTGCGGTGCTGGGTGTGGCCGGCGTCGCCGTTCGGTCTGGAGGCGACATTCGCGGGCTCGTACTCGCTGGTGCTGCGCGAGGCGCTGGACCGGGAGCGGGTGTCGGAGTACGAGGTGGAGGTGCGTGCGGAGGACGGCGGGGCGCCGGCGCTGCGCGCCAGCCGCGGGCTGCGGGTGCCGGTGTCGGACGTGAACGACAACGCGCCCGCGTTCGCGCAGGCCGTGTACACGGTGCTGGCGCGCGAGAACAacgcggcgggcgcggagctGGCGCGGCTGTGGGCGCGGGACCCGGACGAGGCGGGCAACGGGCGCGTCAGCTACTCGCTGTGGGACGGCGGCgtgggcggcggcggggccgcgggctcGTCGCCGGGCGGCGGGTGGCGTCCGGCGTCGAGGTACGTGTCGGTGGACGCGGAGAGCGGGCGCCTGTGGGCGCTGCAGCCCTTGGACTacgaggagctgcaggtgctgcagttcGAGGTGCGCGCGGTGGACGCGGGGGAGCCGCCGCTGAGCGGCAACGCCACGGTGCAGCTCTTCGTGCTGGACGAGAACGACAACGcgccggcgctgctgccgcccgcGGGCTCGGCACCGGAGGCGGGCGCCGTCgcggcagcggaggcggcgCTGGCTCTGGCGGGCGAGGGCTCGGAGTCGGGCACGCTGTGGGCGTGGGCGGCGTGGGGGGCGCCGGCGGGGCAGGTGGTGGCGAAGATCCGCGCCGTGGACGCCGACTCGGGCTACAACGCGTGGCTGCGCTACGAGCTGTGGGAGCCGCGGGGCAAGGGCCCGTTCCGCGTGGGGCTCTACAGCGGCGAGGTGAGCACGGCGCGGGCGCTGGACGAGGCGGACGGGCCTCGCCAGAGGCTGCTGATCGTCGTGCGCGACCACGGCGAGCCGGCGCGCTCGGCCACGGCCACGCTCAGCGTGTCGCTGCTCGAGGCGGCCGAGGCGGCGCTGGCCGCGGGATCCTCGTCGTCGTCGTCGCTGTCGCGCTCGGCGGCGGCCGCCGAGCTCGGGCCCGGCGCGGCCAGCGCGGCCACCAACGTGTGGCTGGTGGTGGCCATCTGCGCCGTGTCCAGCCTCTTCCTGCTGGCCGTGGTGCTGTACGGGGCGTCGCGCTGGGCGCCGCGGGCGGCCGTGCTCTCGGGGCCCGGGCCCACCACGCTCGTGTGCGCCAGCGAAGTGGGCAGCTGGTCCTACTCGCAGCGCCACAGCCGCAGCCTGTGCGTGACGGACGGCGCTGCCAAGAGCGACCTCATGGTTTTCAGCCCCAACTTccctccgccgccgcccggcTCCGCGCCCAAGGACACGCAGCAGGAGCCCTCCACTCTCCTCGACACGGTCAGTGGCAATACCTTTTCTCCTGTATCCTTTCCCTGA